In Sulfuricurvum sp., the sequence TCCATGGCGATTCTCCCTTTGTATCAAAAGTCCCGTAGCCAAAAAAGAGGCGCATTTTGTTTTATGCTCAACAAAGCATACAAACTTGACAATGAAGTGTTCGAACTGTTTGAAAATATCACCGAAGCTTTAAACATGGGACTTCAATCGATAGACGATCAAATGGAACGCCACCGTCTCGAAAAACAACTCAGACAAGAGCGGAATTTCATCAAAGAGGTCCTTGAAACAGCGGGGAATATCATCCTTGTCTTTAATCGAGAGGGTTCGATTATCCAATTTAACAAAGCTGCGGAAAAATTTACAGGATATACCTTTGCCGAAGTCGTCGACAAACCATTTTTTTGGAAAAAATTTTTACTTTCGGAACAACAAGATGCCGTAGAATCGATATTCTCAAACGCCTTTAAAAGCGATATTACGACACGCAATGAAAATTTCTGGATATCGAAAGGGGGAGAAAAACGGCTGTTTGATTGGTCCAACACCGTCCTCAAAGATGAAAATGACGAAGTGCAGTATCTCGTTGCCATCGGCAACGATATCACCGAACGAAAACAGAGTGAAGAGATGATCGAACAGCTCGCCTTTTACGATCCGCTCACCCAGTTGCCCAACCGAAGACTTTTTAGCGATTATCTGAATAAATCGATTGCATCCAACAAACGCCACGAACATTTTAACGCACTGCTGTTTTTGGATTTGGACAACTTCAAACCGCTCAACGACTTATACGGTCACGCGGTAGGGGATCTGCTCCTTATCGAAGTGGCCCGCCGTATCAAGAAATGCATACGGGAAAGTGATGTTGCCGCCCGCTTTGGAGGGGATGAATTTGTGATCGTTCTTGATAATCTGGATGAGGATAGAGCGTTAGCAACCGACTATGCCCGTATGGTAGCCGAAAAGATTCGCAGCAGCTTGGCCGAAGTCTATTTTTTATCCCCAAAAGAAGAAGAAACCGCTCCTGTTTTAATAGAACATCACTGCACATCCAGTATCGGAATTGTCCTTTTCGGTAGCGACATTACGGATCAGAACACCCTTATCAAATATGCCGATTCGGCAATGTATCAAGCAAAAGAAGCCGGACGTAATCAAATAGTACTCTACAGTATGAAATAACGCCCTAATAGCTAATGCAGTTCCTGCCGCTCGCTTTTGCCGCATACAAAGCTTTATCCGCCGCTTTTATCAACTCTTCTTTATCCAGACCTTTTTGCATGGTGGCAATCCCGACACTGACGGTTACTTTTGTATCTAAATGAAAATCAAAATGTTCTACAATCGATCTAAAATGCTCGGCGAGCTTTACACTGTTTTCCAGATTGGTATTGAGCGCAAGAATCATAAACTCTTCACCGCCCCAGCGGACACAAACATCGGTATCGCGCGTATGCTGATTCATAAGGGAACCTATCAGCTTGAGCACACGGTCTCCTTTATCATGGCCGTAGCTGTCATTGATTTTCTTGAAGTGATCCACATCCATAAAAAGAACCGAAAAAGGAGTTTCATACCGATTGTATTTTTGAACTTCATTGGATAATCTCTCAATCAATACCCTTCGATTATACAATCCCGTCAAAGGGTCTGTTTGCGAGAGTGCATTGAGAAGCCCGTTTTGTCTGACGACATGCCGAATCAGGACCGCGATAATGGCAAACAGGATGAGAAGGATGACAATTACCCCTTTTTGAGTACTGATAACCCCCTCTTTTTCAACGAGGTTTTCTTTTTGTTTTTCTATCTCTTGATTTAAATGTGCCAACTCATCATTGGCTCTGGTAATTTCTTGCTGTTTTTGTTGATGCGATTTGAGGAGAAATTTAAACACACCCTCTTTTTCCGCAATTTTTTTCTCTCCCGCACTCAGTTTTTCTTTTTGCTGATCGATACTTTTTCGTATAGCTTCCGCTTCACTCTGTTGTGAGTCAATCGTATTTTGTTGATCATTGATCGATTGGAGCTGTTGCGCAATTATCTTGTTTTGGGAATCAATCTTCGCTTGCTGCTCAATCAACCCTTTTTTTTGTGTCTCTATCGCACTGATTTTTTCACTGAGTTCCGTATTTCTCTCTTTGATTTTTTTATTCAATTCGGAGATAGTCTCTTTTTGCTCTTTGAGTTCATTTTGGGAACTTTTATACAGTTTTGCGACATCGATTTCCGTACCGCCGAGTAAAATAAGGTCAGGAGAAATCGATAAAGATCTGTTGATCAGATTCGGTTTATTGATCTCAAACGTGATCAAATTCCCACTTTGGACCAGATTGATCATTACTTTTTGTTTATCTTTATAATCATCGCTGATAAACAATACGTCATCCGACTCATAGTCATGAAACAGTTTCTCATACAGGGCCGAACTTTCATTATCGACATAAATCGCTTGAAGATTTTTGGGAGGTTTACCGTCATTGTAAAAAAAGACTCTGATTTTTTTATCTTCGAGCAATTTTCTCGAAGAGAGCATCAAAAACATATTTTTCAGATTCTCATTTTTCGAAACCACGAGAAGATTGTATTCACTGAATTTAGATTCATTTTGCCAAGTTGTATGTTTTAAAAAATTGTAGACATACGCGACTTTTACCTGATCGCTGTTAATCTCTTTTGCATTCAGCACACTGAGCAACAATCCTAAAACTAACCAAATAACAACTTTCATAACGTCCTAAATACTCATAGTAAATGCGATAGAAAACATTTGTGTGTCTTGTGGGGATTTGTATTTTGAACTGCTATTATAGCGTACACCGTAATAATGCTCGTCGAAAAGGTTGTCTACCCGGAATGAGATTTTCTTATTTTGATCGAATGCATAACTGGCAAACACATTCGTCACAAAATGTCCCTTGACCGATGCAAACTTGCCATTGTCATACGGTGCTGCTTCTATCGGGCTGACCCACATGCATGAAGGGGAAAAGCGCCAATTCTGATAACGGAGTGTTCCCCCCGATTTAAAAACATGTTTCGATTGATACGGAAGATCATAATCATACAGATAATCTATTTTCCCATCGACATAGCTGTAGTTCGCCCAATAGCTCACATCATACCCGGCAAAATACGAATGCCCCTGATATGAGATATCTCCTCCGTAAATCGTTGCTCCGATCGAATTTGCCGCTCCGACGGCCTGAATAATCGTTGTATCGGGAATAAAATAGATCTGATCCGGCAAAGTTTCTTCATTCGAGATAATGTCTTTAACCGTAGTGTAATAAGTTGAAAAACTGATTTGATCATTTTGACTCAAAATAAGATCCAAATCATACTCGTAATTTTTACTTCTTTCCGGCTTCAAATCAGGATTTGCGACCCTGTAGCGATCTGTTTGATAGGTATTGCCGTCCCCCAACGTATTAGGTTTTAGCGCCGTACCGTAAATTTTGTATTTCTGATAATTCGAAGGAGCCAAATACGCTTGGGCATAAATCAGCTTTTGTGTTAGCGTATCGGTGGAGTATATCAAGGCGAAGCGGGGATTGAAGGTTGAACCGTACGAAGAACTATGATCATAACGACCCGCAAGAGATAGCTGTACATTGTCATTCAACGCAATCTGGTCTTGGAGATAGAGCGCTTCATTGTTCCATTTGATATGATAAATCGGTGCCACAATATCCGACCCGGTAAAATAGACAGGACCGGAAATGGAGGGAGTCGCCAAATCGATCGTCATCGGAGTTGATTTAAACGATTCATACGACATTCCGAAAATGATGTTGTGATTGTCAAACTTTTTGTTCAATGTCTCTTCTGCCGCGTATCTTTGCGAGTATGAATATTTATATCCCGGTACGTATGAGGTGTATTTGTTATTGAAATAACTCCCCTCCAAAAGCTCGGTAGAGTCATAGCTTAGCGTTGTAGTTGATTGTACATCCTCTAAAAATGTTCCTTTATAACGTCCGTAATATCCGAACAGAGCCGTGTTCAAATTCGCATTGTTATCATAAAGATTGGTTTTTGAATTCCCACCGTTCATTGCGATCAAGGTTGATTCCGACGAATAGCGGTAATTTACCCCTGTATCAAATCCCCCTTTTTCATACCGTGCCCCAACCGATTTGGTAATAGTGGGTTGATAATCAAATTCTCTGTTTTGTGCACTTTGGATAATCGTTGATCCAAGTTTGACATCCTCACGCAAAAAATCTTGAGGATATGCTTTTTCGAGATCAGCATCCTGATCGTTATGGTAATGTGCTTTCAGAGTCAGCCGGCCATCAAACAACGGCAAAGACTTCACCCCATAAAGGTATTTATACCCCTTCTTACCCCCGGCGACGCTCAATTCGTCATTCGGTGCTTTTGAGCTGATGAGGTTAATAACTCCGCTCATGGCATCCGCACCGTACACAACCGATGCCGGACCGTAAAGCACCTCGACCCGCTCAATCCCAAAGAGCGGATACTGCATTGCATGACTCAACACTTCACCGTCGGTCTGATCGATCTCGATACCGTCTTGAAGGACTTTAAAATAGTTTGTCCCCATAATGCCGCGGATACCGATCTGATTCAAAATACCGCTGTCGGCATACCGCATAATTTGAAATCCGGGAAGATCGTTTAACAGCTCATCCAGTCCGCGGTAACCCCGGTCTTCTATTTGTTCTTTTGAAACAACGATCATTTTGGCAGGGGTAAAGTTCAAACTCTGTACTGATTTGGAAGCGGATGAAACCTGCAATTTTTGCAAATCGTATAAATCAAGTCCAAAGACATCATCCATCAAATCGATTTTGTATTCATTTGCACTGAGCAAGGCTACAGAAGCGATAAGAGAAAGAAGTTGTTTCATCCATCCACCCTATGTTTTATCACTAAATCCATGAAATTAGTTATTGATATATTATATTAAAAGAAACTATAGTTACAGCTTGAAGTTTGTCTATTTTTAATACGACTGATTATCATTCGTACGATTGGTATTTCAAATTTATCTTTAGGAAGTCTTTGTAGCGGGAGATTATAATTAAGGTCAGCTAGGGATTCGCAATAACCCTATTTTGTGAGCTTTTAAAGGTATTGATTTTAAATAGGTACATTAAAAGGTACATTAATCGAAATGTGTCTCTATAAATCACCGCTTTTGATGATCTTATTATATTAAATAGAATCAATAAATATTGATGGTTTAATCCAACTCACTCCACGCATTAAAGCTTTTTCTGAAATAATCCATTCTTCCAAAGTCTTAGAGCCTTTCGAAGCGTTACAACCAACGCAACATAAAGCTATGTTATCGGGCTGATTAAGTCTAATGTCATTTATGATATGTTCCCAAGATGCTTTTTTTGATCGAATCGAATCATCAAAATTGCATTTGCAATAAATACATTTTTTATCACGTCCAATGACTATGAGTGCAGTTTCTAATGGAATATTCCATCTTTTGGCAGCTTTTAAAAGTTTATTCATAAATTCACTTTCAATGTTTTTACTACTTTTATACTTATAAGACCCAATTGAGAAACCTTACCAAAGGTTATAAAAATTTGACTCTTATATTTTGTTCAACACCATTTCGCAGAACCTTGAAATCACAATAACCTTTTGAGGTATCATAACTTTTCAAAGT encodes:
- a CDS encoding diguanylate cyclase, with product MLPSNFPASLRILYIEDDKNTQEEVAFFLEPLVSNLYLASNGQEGLDLYRFHAPDLIITDIQMPIMNGLEMIKEIRKNDSRTPIFITTAYNETTYLHDAINSGVNRYILKPINFKNLSEIIREFFPNNTNYPYSIYIDRHGTIANTTNNWSELTGYTLDDLRNLSFENFIAPQDRMEFHRFLVNMDSPQEHLKQKFHLLHKNQTSLETVLHTVHIKYYDDAAPLFQLEFKTLNTYIHDEELLNKTLEAERFIKRLIQMNSVIYKEIAQTREKNVFLQHLTDIFSNNDIFEFAFITYADENNLVWFSEQGVHNALDAKSLFPIPIPMGEVECPMAEVLQNQTIVLIEDLIRFSNFASKSYWIDNTIRSMAILPLYQKSRSQKRGAFCFMLNKAYKLDNEVFELFENITEALNMGLQSIDDQMERHRLEKQLRQERNFIKEVLETAGNIILVFNREGSIIQFNKAAEKFTGYTFAEVVDKPFFWKKFLLSEQQDAVESIFSNAFKSDITTRNENFWISKGGEKRLFDWSNTVLKDENDEVQYLVAIGNDITERKQSEEMIEQLAFYDPLTQLPNRRLFSDYLNKSIASNKRHEHFNALLFLDLDNFKPLNDLYGHAVGDLLLIEVARRIKKCIRESDVAARFGGDEFVIVLDNLDEDRALATDYARMVAEKIRSSLAEVYFLSPKEEETAPVLIEHHCTSSIGIVLFGSDITDQNTLIKYADSAMYQAKEAGRNQIVLYSMK
- a CDS encoding YfiR/HmsC family protein, translated to MKVVIWLVLGLLLSVLNAKEINSDQVKVAYVYNFLKHTTWQNESKFSEYNLLVVSKNENLKNMFLMLSSRKLLEDKKIRVFFYNDGKPPKNLQAIYVDNESSALYEKLFHDYESDDVLFISDDYKDKQKVMINLVQSGNLITFEINKPNLINRSLSISPDLILLGGTEIDVAKLYKSSQNELKEQKETISELNKKIKERNTELSEKISAIETQKKGLIEQQAKIDSQNKIIAQQLQSINDQQNTIDSQQSEAEAIRKSIDQQKEKLSAGEKKIAEKEGVFKFLLKSHQQKQQEITRANDELAHLNQEIEKQKENLVEKEGVISTQKGVIVILLILFAIIAVLIRHVVRQNGLLNALSQTDPLTGLYNRRVLIERLSNEVQKYNRYETPFSVLFMDVDHFKKINDSYGHDKGDRVLKLIGSLMNQHTRDTDVCVRWGGEEFMILALNTNLENSVKLAEHFRSIVEHFDFHLDTKVTVSVGIATMQKGLDKEELIKAADKALYAAKASGRNCISY
- a CDS encoding TonB-dependent receptor, encoding MKQLLSLIASVALLSANEYKIDLMDDVFGLDLYDLQKLQVSSASKSVQSLNFTPAKMIVVSKEQIEDRGYRGLDELLNDLPGFQIMRYADSGILNQIGIRGIMGTNYFKVLQDGIEIDQTDGEVLSHAMQYPLFGIERVEVLYGPASVVYGADAMSGVINLISSKAPNDELSVAGGKKGYKYLYGVKSLPLFDGRLTLKAHYHNDQDADLEKAYPQDFLREDVKLGSTIIQSAQNREFDYQPTITKSVGARYEKGGFDTGVNYRYSSESTLIAMNGGNSKTNLYDNNANLNTALFGYYGRYKGTFLEDVQSTTTLSYDSTELLEGSYFNNKYTSYVPGYKYSYSQRYAAEETLNKKFDNHNIIFGMSYESFKSTPMTIDLATPSISGPVYFTGSDIVAPIYHIKWNNEALYLQDQIALNDNVQLSLAGRYDHSSSYGSTFNPRFALIYSTDTLTQKLIYAQAYLAPSNYQKYKIYGTALKPNTLGDGNTYQTDRYRVANPDLKPERSKNYEYDLDLILSQNDQISFSTYYTTVKDIISNEETLPDQIYFIPDTTIIQAVGAANSIGATIYGGDISYQGHSYFAGYDVSYWANYSYVDGKIDYLYDYDLPYQSKHVFKSGGTLRYQNWRFSPSCMWVSPIEAAPYDNGKFASVKGHFVTNVFASYAFDQNKKISFRVDNLFDEHYYGVRYNSSSKYKSPQDTQMFSIAFTMSI
- a CDS encoding HNH endonuclease; its protein translation is MNKLLKAAKRWNIPLETALIVIGRDKKCIYCKCNFDDSIRSKKASWEHIINDIRLNQPDNIALCCVGCNASKGSKTLEEWIISEKALMRGVSWIKPSIFIDSI